One Coregonus clupeaformis isolate EN_2021a unplaced genomic scaffold, ASM2061545v1 scaf0050, whole genome shotgun sequence genomic region harbors:
- the LOC123483242 gene encoding A-kinase anchor protein 13-like, whose translation MTGDSTSEVSVSCSSRDDTASMSPASSSPESCVAGGPGARGIRDQGAHGSWSPVEDPTQGATAGEGEGGGETEEEVKDRLTEVPRRPAKHRPSIRSLSPFRRHSWGPGKNTAGKGDMNQRSCSLEGLSEVRHDGKGPSARGVFCHQGSKEERGVSLVSLTEESELGACSTEHGQKSRRYRPLRHSCPPMTLPLTKSVSMLNINQRDMD comes from the exons ATGACGGGAGACAGCACCAGTGAGGTTTCAGTATCCTGTTCCTCCAGAGATGACACGGCCAGTATGAGTCCGGCCAGCTCCAGCCCAGAGAGCTGTGTGGCGGGGGGACCGGGGGCCCGGGGGATCAGAGATCAGGGGGCCCACGGCAGCTGGAGCCCTGTAGAGGACCCCACACAAGGGGCCACcgcaggagaaggagaaggaggaggagagacagaggaggaggtgaaGGACAGACTGACGGAGGTGCCACGGCGCCCTGCTAAACATCGTCCCAGCATCCGGTCGCTGTCCCCGTTCAGACGCCACAGCTGGGGACCCGGgaagaacacagcaggaaagggagACATGAACCAACGCAG CTGCAGCCTGGAGGGCCTGAGTGAAGTAAGGCATGATGGGAAGGGCCCGTCGGCCCGTGGGGTGTTCTGTCACCAGGGCagcaaggaggagaggggggtgtcCCTAGTATCTCTGACAGAGGAGTCTGAGCTGGGGGCTTGCTCCACGGAGCATGGACAG AAGTCCAGGAGGTATCGTCCGTTGAGACACAGCTGTCCTCCCATGACCCTCCCCCTGACCAAGTCAGTGTCTATGCTCAACATCAACCAGCGAGATATGGATA